Part of the Plectropomus leopardus isolate mb chromosome 7, YSFRI_Pleo_2.0, whole genome shotgun sequence genome, gtaaatgtagttttctacacatttttaatttatgtttaataaatgtctaaatactaatgtcttgcattttgtgagacatttctaaAACCTGCGCAAacttctttcaaacacatgagCGACATGAGaagcaatgacccaaaaatttacaaaaactcTAACTGAAGAAGAAGTTCCTATTTTTGTGACTTTCATATTCCCGTCAGAAGTTActtaaatgaatgtaaaaacagaagttgtGTCGGGTTTGGCAGGTGATGGTGTGTGTTCGgggaaaactgagaaaaaaattccCGATGGCTGTTTCCAGGCACAACTTTGAGAAGGAAAAACAAGCGTTATTGATTTCTGTGGGGAGATGAAGCTGCGGCAGGCAGAAgcaaaataatgacatcaaCCGggaacatgaaaaaataaactgtaaatattaTAAGAGAAATACAGTCTGTGTTCCAAGTAGGCATTATTGATCTGAAATGACAAATActaaaataattctttaaattaaaaacacttaatatgTTTTTGCTCCAGTTTTGTTTCACGCTTCAGAAAAGTGAAACAACCcaattagttagttagttagttagttagttagttagttactTAGTGTTCAACCTGCCGCAGGAGACAGCCCGTTCTCGCTGCTGCTGGACtctgaaaacaaaagaatatatttttttatgaaatgtaattAGTCATTATGAGCAGATCAGACAGCCAGGTCTTATTTCAGTAAACAAGGGTCGAGCAGAGCAGGAAGTAGATGGAGTCGCCTCCATCTGTGCTTTTTGCCAGCAGCAGAatgatgtgatgttttctgaGAGCTGAAACTGAAGCACAGAGGGCTCAGCAgggttaatattttattttctatgttatttttaaatgtgctttttagtttttatttcatatataatattttacttttttatttagttttattgacTTTGCAGTTCAGTTTGAATGTTTCTGGttaaccaattttttttttaaaatatttttctagtgatgcaaatagatttttgtatatgtattttctccaaattAGGTACAGtcagacacactcacaaaaaaagagttCCATacttctcagaaaaaaaaatcatctgttttagaggtagtttttatttttatctttatttcagATAGATTATGTTATAActaattcaattttattaattaatttttcatacAAATATTCAGTCAAAAGTGCTTCACGTGGCAAAACTGAAATAACAGCTATACATAAAGTTTTGCAAGACTagaaaattacaacaacaaaaaaatggaaaagtttttaaaagatctaaaatctataaaaatgcacaaaacaatgcatttaattttgtttaaatttttagcaatttattttttgtttaaatgatttattagaAATTCTATataaaattctataaaaatgcacaaaaatgaaaaagtattaaTTCCAGGTGATTTtagaagaaaaatgtaaacaatattgttattttagtttctaaatattgtgattttaataataataccatCTGTAAATGCAGTTACAGTGTATGTGGAGGAGGTCATTGCCCTCTGGTGGGTGGAAATCAAAATGCAGCCATGAACAGGATTTATGAGCTGTTCTTGAGCTTCCTGTTGTTCATGAATGATGCAGCAGTGTGGCTCTCTGCATACTAACAGCCTCCTCCCCGGCTGCATTTATCATCAGCTcaattgtgtttttgatgttttgtttgtttgaggcAGATTTCAGCTCTAGCAGAGTTCAGAGCCGCATTCACGACCTCCTCCAGTGAAAAGATGCGATTACACATTTACTAACTTTTAATTGGAGCATCTCTGAGCAGCGTTTTCCTCCAGGAGGAGCAGCCGAGGTGTTCTCTCTCAGACTCTCAATTTACAGTCAGACAACAACTTTGAAGGTGTTTTGCTTCTTCATGACtgagagcacaaacacaaacagcagcagaggacacAGTTTTACTCTTTAAACAGCTTCAGTATTCAGGTCTCATCATTCTGTTTGATGCAGACTGagataatatgttttattaaactCATATTGCTGCTCTTAGCCAGGACGATACTGAAATATTTGTTCAGGCcacattataaaagtactttaataataataactttatttgtatagcaccttaaAAACAGAGTATACaaagtgttttgacaaacaaagcaaagtagAACACTCCTATTAAACACAAGCAAGAAGCAACTAAGGGAGAGTTagactaaaatttaaaaaaaactgatgcaagatgcaaaacataaaatgtcaatataaaataatacaaagaaatagaccacAAACAACGgattaataaaaatcaataaaaccacaaataaagggaaataaaatagataaaacataaagtaaaaaggtcaaatgaaaataaattgaaaaagataaaataaaaaaaactattgccATCATATtcacacttgtttttgttttttttcttttttctttcttttttcttttttgctaactttttactcatttcttgctttttaaattttatttgattttatttattttatttatttatttatttaggctaTGTGGTGTGGGGGTGGGTTGCTTGATTCCTTCTccgcatgtttttgaaagaacagaaaccaatttgctcagcttttgaagggttaaaacacaatattagCGCCTCGGACATGTCATGTGAGGGGTGTTTCCGTACAGCCTGATCAAACATCTTATTTCTCTCTGTGACATGAACACACTCGTCCTCCTGTGAGCCTGCACCACTcacacaaaaagagacattgtgttattcaaaaaacatttctgtgtgttgAGTCAAAGCTGTCAAAGTCTGCCTCCCTGTGGACGGACAGGAGAAGACacaagcttttgtttttcatgtctcATTTATCAGTGTGATTTCCTCGcgtatttctgtttatttctccGCTTCCTCTTATATTTCTCAGCAGGTCTTTATCAGCTGCTGTGTGCACAGTGTATCATCCGACTCTCCTCTCTTTGATTCAGGGCGCCTGTGGCTCCTGTTGGGCCTTCAGCTCAGCCGGGGCCCTGGAGGGTCAGTTGGCTAAGACGACAGGTCAGCTGGTGGATCTCAGTCCCCAGAACCTGGTGGACTGTGTCACAGAGAACGACGGCTGCGGAGGAGGATACATGACCAACGCCTTCAAGTACGTGCAGGAAAACGGAGGCATCGACTCTGAGGAGGCGTACCCGTACGTCGGAGAGGTCAGTAAATCCTGCACCTATCAAAGAAATATTTAGATCCAGTCTATATATCCGATATAGTCGAGGATAAAATAGATTTATACTCGACTTTCACTTCAGTGGGTCAGATTTTCAGTCAACTTAATAAATTATCACATGTCCCGAGACGTGAAGCGAAGTGAGGTCGACCTCGCTGAGTGTTTCGTTTCTCCTTCCTGTTGTGTGAAACACGTGTTCCCCCGCTGCTGGTGCTGTGACTTCCTGTTCTGTGACCACAAGCTGCAACTAGAGCCAGTCTGAATACCCGCCAGAGTCTGTTTCCAGAGTCTGTTTCCAGAGTCTGACACTGTGACACAACTGCACCGCTGTGCTGGCAATgtgcaacatgaaaaaaaaaactgataacaGGAGTGGAGACAAACTTAAGATGAATGTCCTACTTctatttaataattaatcatGCTAGTTTTATATGATaccaaataacttttttttaaaaatcactatcAAACCAGAGCTGTAGACACAGACTGAACCTGCCATGTTCAGCAGTCCCGATGTCACACTTTACCCAATCACCTTtcaacacaaaaagaaagaaaaccaaacacTTTGTGACCTTTAATCAGCACAAATGGAAATGATTCAGCAGAAATGAAGAGAGAGTTTCCTTTTTAGTCATCTGCTGGTGatgaaggaagaaaaacagctggttcttgatttctttgtttctttgttgtttggaTTTTAGAAATGTTCTGCCGCTGTGATCACACATGTCCTGAGAAGTTTGCATGTCACAGTAAATCTAATGTTCAGTGTACAGACCTGCAAGTAACAATCAATCCCATAATTCAATTATTCAAAgatttttctcaattaattaTATCTTCCATAACACACCAGAAaacagaagacatttttttcagatttttcagcAGATTctcatattttgaaaagtttctgtgatattttctgctgatttatttttggattattcactttttgttgcatttctgtAAGTTTTTGCTTCGTTGTTTAAAAGAATGAATTTCTTCATATAAAGACACTTAAGTCTGTAACCGTGACCCCGCTGTGTCCTTATGTAACATTTTCTGATTGTCGAAGGTCTTAAATTTCAGGCCCTTTTTGTCAGTTGCAGAACTGCAAATAACACTTTCAGCTTCAcctttgacagtttttttttcctctgtcatgTGTGCAGGACCAGCCGTGCCGCTACAATTCATCAGGCATGGCGGCCCAGTGCAAAGGCTACAGGGAGATCCCAGAGGGCAACGAGCATGCGCTGGCCGTCGCGCTCTTTAAATACGGTCCGGTCTCTGTGGGCATCGACGCCACGCTGAGCAGCTTCCAGTTCTACACCAAGGGTCAGTGAGACGCTCCTTGTTATCATATGTATCATTTTATGGAGATAGAGACAAACTGAAAtcgttgtttgtttttagctcaCACAACATGCTCAGGGTTCGAAGGGTTAGAGCTTCTATTGgcttcttttttaacaaatctaCATGATGTGATAACCAACATGAAACCAGAAACTTTAATCCCACAAACTgtcctgatttctttcaagaacattaGAAGAAGACAATGTGGAACTTTCCAGGAAATAACCCAAAACATTGGCAAAGGAAatagtaaaagttacaagaaaaattcctgattttttttaagtgcggAATtagtatattaatatatttctgtaacatatatttaaatatataattatgataaatatgtatgcattttatattttccccctttttttcttcttttgttttctttgtttctaatgtttaattgcttgtgaaaggcgtctgaatgctgCAAAAGAACGCttatgtcaatccaggttttaaagggttatgtACATTATGTACTTTACCCATAATCCAACCTGCAAGCTAGGATCGCTGATTTGTAAAACCTTCTGATTGTACTGTGAATGCTCAGgagaaatgttgtaaaagtcaaagtcaaaagtatttttacttcattacattacaGCGCTGCTTGGTTTGTAGACGCAATTTTGATGAATGATTGTGGTGAGGTCTCAACCAATAGGCTAATAGACCAGGGCGCAAATGGCGGACTCCACCACAACCACAGGAGGATCACTGGATATGAGTACTTTAAAGGACGATTGCAGGAAAACTTCCAATGATATAAAAAGTGTTCACGATTTCATGAAGATTTTAAGGATAATAAGTTTGAATGGAAACGGTGAAATTCTGGCAGATTGGAGATTTTGTCATCCAGAGCAAGTTTCAAATTTCCACAAGTTAactgtgaaaaatcattttaaaacctcTGTGAGCTCCACATGCGCCggcgtgtttgtgtttctcagcTCACTGACTCTTCCTCTCCGTCGTGTGCTCAGGTGTTTACTACGACCGCAACTGTAACAGTGAGGACATCAATCACGCCGTGCTGGCGGTGGGCTTCGGAGTGAACACCAAGGGGAAGAAATTCTGGATCGTCAAGAACAGGTGGGACATGTCAGCTGTCTGAGCGGCATCAGGTGGCTCATGAGGCCGCCAAAATGAAACGACGGCCTGTTTGTTAGCTCGGCGTTGATGTGACGCCGTCTGTTGTTGGTGACAAACTGAGAGCTGAGATGACTCCTGGCCACGTTCGACTCTCAtgtgtctgtcttttgtctttgaCAGCTGGGGGACGGAGTGGGGCAATCAGGGCTACATCATGATGGCACGCAACCGCGGCAACCTCTGCGGCATCGCCAACCTCGCCAGCTACCCGGTCATGTGAGGACGAAGGGGCTTTGCTCAGACGactacacacaaaaacacgttTGAAAATGTACAGAGTTCATTCTAACACTGCAGCACTacagacagaaacagcagatttacaaaggttttttttaaacagagcacaataaaaagaaactcAAACTGGACTTTTTTGGAATGAAACTCTTCCACGATGAAAAAGGGCTACATGTTGAGTCGTCTTAATGTCCTTAAAAACATTGATGAGGATGTCTGGTTATCTTGAGGTCACTGAAGCACTTTGAACCCTCAGAGACTTTTCAGTTTTATCTTCAGAGCAGCAGACGTCCGCTGTGGTCGCCTCCAGAAACACTCGGCGCCTCCGGGGCCGAGTGTTAGGAACCCGCGACCAGAACATGGGCGAGTTTGGTGCCGAGTTAAATCTACAAACACCACTAACATATCACAGCCGGCTGCAACAGTTTCAGCTTTACTCTGAGTTTAAATTGATGTCGACAGGAAGCATTGCTGGGCGATGGGAGCTCCTCCTTTCCTGTTGGAGCATCACTTCCTTAAATTTGGTTTTCTCTcgacttttgttttgtttttgtgttcagcaCTTTTCTGATGATCAAACTGATGTTTTCTATGAATAAaggtttcattttaaagttaaatgcatcgttgatttttttttcgaGCCAACACCCaacaattaataattatttccactgaaaaagtgcaagaaaaaaaaaagaacacaatgaCTAAAAGATATTTTACACCCCCCAGCCTACAAACAAATGCTTGTCATCTAAGAAAGAGTATTTCAGGAATTaatcctaaaacccagaaatgagaTAGCATGTTAGCACTTTCTTTTCCCCACTGTCAAAGTCAGGGACAGATTTCCATCATCCCTCAAATCACACAAATTTAGATTTTGAATATGAATACATCTCATAtaaatttcaggaaaaaaacaacccaaactatttttttatttttttgcaaaataaataaataaaaattaagaacaatgtaaatgtgatttttcctTTCAATCAGATGACAAGATCAATATTTGGTTGAGAgtgaaaagcaaataaacagcATTGTCACTCTGTTTTTTGGTTGCTGTGTATCTTTATGTGGAGTTTTGTCATTACTTGAATGAATTTTTACTGTTTCCCtcaggagaaaacaaacaaacatttagaaTTAATGGGATGGGATATTTTATCCTGTTTAAtcctattttttattgtttgtttcattcaaaaaaataaaaataatgtaagcTGTAATTCACATCACACCCTTTGGAGGACGCTATTGGGACTTTACTTTAGTCTTGGGACTTAGTCTTAATATAAATGTTGATTTGTCATTGTGTTTGGATATTGAATAAGATCACAGGCTTCCTCCTCTGTTCACAGATGAAAAAAGACCTGATTCTGTGGTTCAGTTTTGACGcagtaaaagtttaaaaatatttaaaaaatatttattcacgTCGTCATGCtttcacttcctcctctctgtgtgtgtgtgtgtgtgtgtgtgtgtgtgtgtgtgtgtgtgtttgttttgtcattcaGGTGGTTTCTGATGCAGCTTCAGTGCAtgaaaagaggaaggagagctGCGTCTGATCATGTGACACTTTTCTTCATAAATAGCGAGCAGGAAACCCGTCAGAGAGCTGAacctgaacacagcacagatgAGTCCGACTGATCGAGGCAagtttcatcttttcatctgTAAATTTACAGCTTTTATTAACATATTCTGTCTTTACATTAATGCCAGTATTTTAGAAAAGAAGTGAATCCCTcagtaaaaaaagatttaaggcgagtgtacttttactttcgtttctgtgtttttttgtgtgtgtgtgagatgttcAGGCTgcaggtaaaaataaaagtgacagaaataatCATGTAAAGCTGCTATAAAACTGTTTCACTGAGGTTAAATGTGGCTGTGGTGATCTTTCATGACTTTAGGACTAAATgtgtttctcttcattttcttttttatttaaaaatgatttgctgAACATCTTTTCTGCAGTatactatttaaaacatatattataaaTCTGAtatcatgtcttttttattaatatttctaaaatcagtaataagataaaaataagggACTTCATTTATTGGGGGTgtatgtcaaataatttttcaaacacTGGGATgggtgtttaattttttatcttttggcgtaggggaggggcatacatcTTCAAATAGCTATAATTTGTAATTATGTTTCCACCaatataaattatgaaaaaaaataggggtcttttttctgtattacaacatggcaatatttttaaaatgttggcatttttaaaaaataaaatattgggtttttttctttaaaaagttctgaggatttatttctttaaaaaaaaaattttttcaatctggcatttttttattcaggtgatttttctttttttgtgacctttttctttaaacgttttagttttctttttaaaatgtgacacagGTTTggaagcatatttaaaaatcacctaGATGAcactatttatcacagccagaaactgtaaaaacaaaaattatcatTGAAATTTTGAGATTTACAATTTTATGTGGGGCAAACACTTccgtatttaaaaaaaaaaaatctgaccgtAACATAgtgacatttaataaaaaatcactttattatacatgtttttaaaagaaagcactTGCACAAGCCAGTTAGCATGCAtgacaagagtgaaaaaacatGGTGTCATGGTGAGTCCGTCAGGTATCAGGTGACACCTGTGGCACcttgattttgttttccctTCAGGTGAAACTGGAACATCGACATATTGAACTGACTGTTACGTGACAGTCAATGATTGATGAACATTAGCTGCTAATCTCATTTCCTTTATTAACTGCTGATTCCTGAGTCCTCTGAATACCAGCTGTGATAAAACAATAACTGAAGTAAATGTTCAGTGATGAGTTTGACCAAATTTCCTGCTTGTTCATTAGTTTCAGTTCTGGTCCTGTGATGGTTGCATCGGTTTGGAATTTATTTGCAGTTCAATAGCTTTAAATTTGTGGAAGTGATACTCAGACTGCTGCAGTTGAAgatcttaaacacacacacacacacacagacccacacccacacacacacacacacttaggaCACAGTGTTTGAGAAGTGAAATAAAAGGGatcagaaagttaaaaaaaaaaaagaagaaaaaaacaacacaaagaccTTCACtgagatgacatttttttatatatttttttgtttttttaaggtttgtatgcttaaaatatgacacaaaactaaaaaaataaatatttattggtTTACATCACTGAAAATGAGTCAAAAATTTGGACGATATAGAATAGtgttatcacaatatttttttttcatatcagtcgatatctatatatatcacgatatacatcaaatcactatttctgtcaagcttaaaggttccctttgactcctcagtgagatatgaagatatcataaggttattttggtttaaatatttattttctgtcagacattgaacatgacaaatatactgtagaacagcgtcaccaactggaggacctattctactaaaactcaaagaggtccagttactaaaatttcctctcagcaaaggtccgaacctcatacctaaaatcaatataaccattaattgaacattttactttgattacgatTAATTAactattattttgctttttgcttttcttttttttttgtggtttgcactttttacaactcttttttacctgttttttgtttttgtttttttaattttcaggtaaatttattttacttttcacttatttactgctttttttggggggtcatttcttctgttgttgttcttcctcctcttttatgacagaaatcaagccattttccTCGAGTTTCAAAAGgtaaaattttttatttcagggcTTGTAGCATAGTGTCAGTTTATCCAGGTAATAATTTAAGACCTCCAGGAGAAAAGTTGGGTTTCTGCTTTGCAAAGTTGTTGGAAGGTTTATTGAATTTTGTGTGTTGAATGAAGAAACAGTAAGTTAagatttgtgttgtgttcataAGTTTTCTGTCTTCTGAATGAGCTGCGTCCTGTCGAAACCTTGTGTCGTCACAGCTGATCCTCCCCGCAGCCTCTGACTCGTCGATCCTCTccgtgtggatttttttttttatttctcatatGTTTCTGACTCGAGGCCTGATCTCTGCCGGGCGCGTTGTTTTCTCTGCGTGTTGGCGAGCAGCCGTCTCATCAAAGGTCAGGCGACATCCTGACTTctcgtgcgtgtgtgtgtgtgtgtgtttacaggcaTGATGCTGGGCGGCCTGCTGCTCGTCTCCATGTGTGTCAGAGCAGCCGGCATGTTGGACAGCCGGCTGGACATCCACTGGGAGCTGTGGAAGAAGACGCATGAGAAGAAGTACCAGAATGAGgtatgagattaaaaaaacaggatgtaTTATAAATATGTAAGTTTTCTCAGATGTTTGCAGGCGCAGGATCCATATGTGGGATTTATCATACTGACCTtatgaactctgtgtgtgtgtgtgtgtgtgtgtgtcaaggtgGAGGATTTGCGCCGCAGGGAATTGTGGGAGAAGAACCTACAGCTCATTACCATGCACAACCTGGAGGCCTCGATGGGGCTTCACACCTATGACCTGAGCATGAACCACATGGGAGACTTGGTGAGGCACTCGCTCACTCTGCCGGTTTACACCGGAGGACACagagttttatttattgatttatgatCGGAAAAAGTATTCATTAATGACACAAGATAAATAATGCTGGAAGGTCAGAAGGAAGTTTAGTTaggtatatatatttttaacactttatttaaagtggttttatccaaaaggaaaaaaaacaggacaaattATAAGTCAAGTAGACAAGGACAATACCTGAATGAAcagagacaataaataaataaataaataacagcacGCTATAAATGATGCTGGAAGGTCAGAaggaaacagacacacagaatgAGTCTGGACTTTGAAGATCGACAGCTAAACGTCATAATGAagttattttggtttatttatgcTGAGTAATGACAAGGCAGCAGGTAACTGGACCCCCGTGAGGCCCCAAAACTctgtcagtatgtttacatgatgttagaaaaagtggaattattgtattagtctgactaaaactggacttttaaatacatgtaaacatgtaagtCCGactaaaatcatattaaatCGAATCAATAGTGTGATTGAAAGTCGATTTCCTCCGTCATCAGTCGTGGTGTGTCAACCTCCAGTTTGTGATGACTGAATTAAATGCAAATGGGTTTGAGATGTGAAATATTAAAGTGCCTTAAAAGATGTGGACCTTAAAGGGATAGATCAgattttttgtgcaaatctggAGCAGCAAGTGTGTTTAAATCTGCGTCTTGATATAGTtcaggggtcgactgatatttgtttttcagggctgatatcAGTTATTAGATTAGCAGAGactgatatttggaacagatatgcatttacaataaaaatgaaaatctttctcacaatatttataatttaaaattaaacaaactccagcataaaactttgtttaaatgcctttagcatttaacatgttaaatcaaaactgagactttcaacatcacatgCAGCAAGTTCTCAGCAGCTTTTTCtatgaagtcaagtgaaaatttaaattaataaataaaaatagctccctggggttttaaaaagtaaacgtttctttctttgcactttttaattaatttattttataagcgttctttaaaataaaatatagataagtgtgaaaatgccaaatatccaccccaataatcagccaggctcataatctgttgacccctaaaATAGTATAaattctctgtttctttctgtgtaAAGTAACATTAAGAGTCTGGCCGCTTTGTGAAATTAGCGGGGgagtctttttaaaaagttaaatacacTTGTGTTAAAGATTGACTTcttaaactttaactttaatcTAAAATTCTTTATTTGGCATTACACTTTTTCTCTTGTTAAAACATTGATTATAGCAGCTTTAAGTGTCTCCGAGCTTTAGATAACGTGGATCTAAATGACCGTACGTTGCTTTAACCTTAATGCAGAATGTAAATTTTCCCTCTCTGGCCCCTCGACTGGTGGAACTTCACTTTGTCTGAAGCTCTTAAGTTTCTCTGAGACTTGAGTGAAGTAATGAGATGATTTCTGCAGCTGTAGGACACATCCAGCACATATCCAGCAAACTGCCTGCAGTCTGTTCTGCCTCGAAATTAACGAGTGACTGCAAACTGGAATATTAACTACGTGGCGTCTGCTTTGTGTCCTTTAACCTGAGTTTATTGATCTTCATCGCGCCACAAGAAAGATTCCTGACAACTATCGCTGAAACAGCGCGGATAATAAGTTACACTAAAAGTTAGTGCACAATGTTAAATTATAAACTTTCTATGTGATTTTATTCTCCCACCGGCTATAATCTTTTAACCGtcacaacattttagaaatgttcaaGGAATCAAGATGATTTATTTAACAGCAGAGTTTTAGcgtttaaaatatatttactttacaaaaGACCTGCAACAACACATTAATTAACAGACAACAAAtctgcaattatttttattaataaccctttgaaacctgagcaaactggcttgatttctttcaaaaacatgggaaaagggcaacaaacaactgaacaaaaaatgcccccaaaaaagcaataaattagtaaaaaaaaaataaataaataaaattacaagaaaattacctgaaaaaaggcaaacaaaaaaatgaataagctgtaacattatttgaataatataattaagagcaatttaaatacagttttctttattatattttattttttaaat contains:
- the ctsk gene encoding cathepsin K, giving the protein MLQFVCVLLLAASALSHLDEASLDVQWEEWRTTHRREYNGLGEEEIRRAIWEKNMRMIDAHNQEAALGMHSYELGMNHLGDMTSEEVSEKMTGLQIPVNRERSFTVDLDNSLTRLPKSLDYRKKGMVTSVKNQGACGSCWAFSSAGALEGQLAKTTGQLVDLSPQNLVDCVTENDGCGGGYMTNAFKYVQENGGIDSEEAYPYVGEDQPCRYNSSGMAAQCKGYREIPEGNEHALAVALFKYGPVSVGIDATLSSFQFYTKGVYYDRNCNSEDINHAVLAVGFGVNTKGKKFWIVKNSWGTEWGNQGYIMMARNRGNLCGIANLASYPVM